Genomic segment of Streptomyces alboniger:
CTTCATGCCGCCGTCGCTGTGCGGGATCTCGGTGGCCACGGCGGCGGCCAGGCTCTGGAGCCCGGCGCAGGCGGCGGCGATGCGGTCGGCGGCGTCCGGGTCGCCGCCGTAGCGCGCGATGCGCAGGCCGTCGGCGGAGAGCACCACGATCTGCCGGGTCTGCGGCACCCCGTCGGCGAGTTCTTTCAGCATCCAGTCGAAATTGGCGCGCTGCTGGATCACTGCCAGCCCTCCTCGTCGGCCCTGCCGTGGTTGTTCTGGGTGGTTCCCTGCGTGCCGCGCGCCGCCGAGGGATCGGGGTCGTCCGGGTCGCCCTTGACGCCCTTCATGAACGCCTCGATCCACAGGCCCGGTTCGGTCCCCTCCTTCTTGGGAGGCGCAGGGGGCGGCGCGGTCGCGGCCGCGTGCGCCTCGGCGGCCCGCTGGGCCTCGGCCTCGCGCGCGTACCGCTCGCTGAGCGAGATCTTGACGCGGCTGCGGCGCTGCGGCAGGCCGTTCTCGGTCCACTCGGTGACCTCGGGGACGTCATCCTCCATGGTCGCGGTGAGCGGGGAGCGCAGGGGCGGGCCCGCGGTGACGACGCGGGGCTTCTTGCGGCGGATGTTGCGGGCGGGCTCCTCGATGAGCCGTCCGCCGTTGTCCACGCGGGGCACGGCGGAGGCGCCGATGCCGTGGGCGAGGCCGGGGGCGGG
This window contains:
- a CDS encoding roadblock/LC7 domain-containing protein gives rise to the protein MIQQRANFDWMLKELADGVPQTRQIVVLSADGLRIARYGGDPDAADRIAAACAGLQSLAAAVATEIPHSDGGMKMVIIEIDGGYFYMMAAGAGAYLAVLADETVDAGLVGTRMRDLVVRIGAHLTSPPRRDGQAV